One genomic segment of Arcobacter porcinus includes these proteins:
- a CDS encoding response regulator: MNKILSKTRNLIFILTILSFFVLAFLFYDIYQSHKKYDDGLKVIILLLIPILYIFILYIIKKIYVIANSQVKESEKIFNSQKNILLLTNGEEIIDANRAFLDFFSYKTLEEFKKNYKCICDHFISEDGFLSAKMGTDSWAKYVYLNPNNNLAKIKKENKIHIFKVFVQKIEEDKDIENTRLVVTLEDISNEVATNKELIEQKTRLQNSNNSKAQFLANISHELRTPLNSVIGFSNLLFDTKLQKEQYNLLKNIDNSSRILINTIDDILNVLKIDQKSIELENNHFTFDELIKNIDDIILKLSINSKNIFKLNKNIDIFYKVKSDKARIIQLLTILLSNAYKFTQNGNIELEINLLNENDKNIEVLFCVKDTGIGINKEHIDSIFNEFFKVDILNHKDYSGTGLGLAIAQNIANAFNTTIDVKSEERIGSSFCFSLVLETIKEEKNNNYSYPIFQDISILVVDDHKANCELSKKILEKSNVDVTVAYSGEEALEIFKKNKDRFDLIFMDILMPGLNGFDTTLKIREIDLDIPIIALTASTSTIDKELANEIKMNDFLSKPVEPQNLFEIIFKYVDRIKDIEVDYKSGKTNLINDIINIEILRAKLSNNDIVIDILKSFIEELNSYFINIIDELIKNSEESKNMLYSLKGLSGNIGANALYNACIRIEDKYKRDINPEFEDIKILKDEIENIKNELKYLDDLN; encoded by the coding sequence ATGAATAAAATTTTATCAAAAACAAGAAATCTTATATTTATACTTACAATATTATCATTTTTTGTTTTGGCATTTTTATTTTATGATATATATCAATCTCATAAAAAATATGATGATGGTTTAAAAGTTATAATATTATTATTGATACCTATATTGTATATATTTATATTATATATAATAAAAAAAATTTATGTCATAGCAAATTCTCAAGTAAAAGAGAGTGAAAAAATATTTAATTCTCAAAAAAATATTTTATTATTAACAAATGGTGAAGAGATAATTGATGCAAATAGAGCTTTTTTAGACTTTTTTTCATATAAGACTTTAGAAGAGTTTAAAAAAAACTATAAGTGTATTTGTGATCATTTTATAAGTGAAGATGGTTTTTTAAGTGCAAAAATGGGAACAGATAGTTGGGCAAAATATGTATATTTAAATCCTAATAATAATTTAGCAAAAATTAAAAAAGAGAATAAAATACATATTTTTAAAGTATTTGTGCAAAAAATAGAAGAAGATAAGGATATAGAAAATACAAGATTAGTAGTTACTTTAGAAGATATTTCAAATGAAGTGGCTACTAATAAAGAGTTAATAGAACAAAAAACTAGATTGCAAAATTCAAATAATTCAAAAGCACAATTTTTAGCAAATATTAGCCATGAATTAAGAACACCATTAAATTCAGTAATTGGATTTTCAAATTTGCTATTTGATACAAAACTACAAAAAGAGCAATATAATTTATTGAAAAATATTGATAACTCATCAAGAATATTGATTAATACTATTGATGATATATTAAATGTATTAAAAATAGATCAAAAAAGTATAGAGCTTGAGAATAACCATTTTACTTTTGATGAATTAATAAAAAATATAGATGATATTATTTTAAAACTATCGATAAATAGTAAAAATATTTTTAAACTAAATAAAAATATAGATATTTTTTATAAAGTAAAAAGTGATAAAGCAAGAATTATTCAGTTATTAACTATTCTTTTATCAAATGCTTATAAATTTACTCAAAATGGAAATATTGAATTAGAAATTAATTTATTAAATGAAAATGATAAAAATATTGAAGTACTGTTTTGTGTAAAAGATACAGGAATTGGAATAAATAAAGAGCATATTGATAGTATTTTTAATGAGTTTTTTAAAGTAGATATTTTAAATCACAAAGATTACTCTGGTACAGGATTAGGATTAGCAATTGCACAAAATATTGCAAATGCATTTAATACAACTATTGATGTTAAAAGTGAAGAGAGGATAGGAAGTAGTTTTTGTTTCTCTTTAGTTCTTGAGACAATAAAAGAAGAAAAAAACAATAATTATAGCTATCCTATTTTCCAAGATATAAGTATTTTAGTAGTAGATGATCATAAAGCTAACTGTGAACTTTCAAAAAAGATATTAGAAAAATCAAATGTTGATGTCACAGTTGCTTATAGTGGAGAAGAAGCATTAGAAATATTTAAGAAAAACAAAGATAGATTTGATTTAATATTTATGGATATTTTAATGCCAGGATTAAATGGATTTGATACAACATTAAAAATAAGAGAGATAGATTTAGATATTCCAATTATAGCTCTTACGGCGTCAACATCAACAATAGATAAAGAGTTAGCCAATGAAATAAAAATGAATGATTTTTTATCAAAACCAGTAGAACCTCAAAATCTATTTGAAATTATTTTTAAATATGTAGATAGAATAAAAGATATAGAAGTAGATTATAAAAGTGGAAAAACAAATCTTATAAATGATATTATAAATATTGAGATATTAAGAGCAAAGCTATCTAATAATGATATTGTAATAGATATTTTGAAAAGTTTTATAGAAGAGTTAAATAGCTATTTTATAAATATTATTGATGAACTTATTAAAAATAGTGAAGAGTCAAAAAATATGCTTTATAGTTTAAAAGGACTAAGTGGAAATATTGGTGCAAATGCTTTATATAATGCTTGTATTAGAATAGAAGATAAATATAAAAGAGATATAAATCCAGAATTTGAAGATATAAAAATATTAAAAGATGAAATAGAAAATATTAAAAATGAGTTAAAATATTTAGATGATTTAAATTAA
- the folD gene encoding bifunctional methylenetetrahydrofolate dehydrogenase/methenyltetrahydrofolate cyclohydrolase FolD, protein MILLDGKALSAKIKEEVKAEVSQIVKEKEITPGLAVILVGNDAASATYVASKAKACKDAGIYSVVHEMPDTITQDELLQTINLMNNNPKLDGILVQLPLPKHIDTTTILEAINPLKDVDGFHPYNVGRMVSNLDSFLSATPFGVMRMFEEHNIELSGKNVVVIGSSDIVGKPMASLLINKKATVTVCNSRTKDLKSHTLRADIVIIAVGVPYLLKEDMVKDGAIVIDVGINRLENGKLVGDADFENLKNKCSHLTPVPGGVGPMTIAMLLKNTIKAAKFREKRESK, encoded by the coding sequence ATGATATTACTAGATGGAAAAGCACTATCAGCTAAAATTAAAGAGGAAGTTAAAGCTGAAGTATCACAAATTGTAAAAGAAAAAGAGATAACTCCAGGACTTGCAGTAATTCTTGTAGGAAATGATGCAGCAAGTGCAACTTATGTAGCAAGTAAAGCAAAAGCTTGTAAAGATGCAGGAATATACTCAGTTGTTCACGAAATGCCAGATACAATTACACAAGATGAACTATTACAAACTATAAATCTTATGAATAATAATCCAAAGCTTGATGGTATTTTAGTTCAACTTCCACTACCAAAACATATAGATACAACTACTATTTTAGAAGCTATTAATCCACTTAAAGATGTAGATGGTTTTCATCCATATAATGTGGGAAGAATGGTTTCAAATCTTGATTCATTTTTAAGTGCAACTCCTTTTGGTGTTATGAGAATGTTTGAAGAGCATAATATTGAATTAAGTGGAAAAAATGTTGTAGTTATTGGAAGTAGTGATATTGTAGGAAAACCTATGGCTTCACTTTTAATTAATAAAAAAGCAACTGTAACTGTATGTAATAGCAGAACAAAAGATTTAAAATCTCATACTTTAAGAGCTGATATAGTAATTATTGCTGTTGGAGTTCCATATTTACTAAAAGAAGATATGGTAAAAGATGGTGCTATTGTTATTGATGTTGGTATAAATAGATTAGAAAATGGTAAGCTAGTAGGTGATGCTGATTTTGAAAATCTTAAAAATAAGTGTTCACATTTAACTCCTGTACCAGGTGGTGTTGGACCAATGACAATTGCAATGCTTTTGAAGAATACAATTAAAGCAGCAAAATTTAGAGAGAAAAGAGAATCAAAATAG
- a CDS encoding HD domain-containing protein: MLNPKIIDYIFSSASIQRWNDYPRMVELVELDKQAHKFVIAYFIAKLEDDIDFTKLIEAGIFEFLRRVVVTDIRPDVFRKALQKKSKEINSWVVEKLRSSLEDIDGGNFLQKFEEYLNDSSMYKKERFILKAASYLSTRWEFSIVYQTSQFLNDIDEVKKLVDAELEDYYELIGVRKIALNKKLAKIVDLSGRLRFQKRWAQTPRIPETSVLGHMLTVAFFSYFYSLEVKACDKRLQNNFFTALFHDLPEALTRDIISPVKYSVDELSDIIAEYEVAKIEDDILPNIPESIKEEFSYILGLYNGKKEEFANKVIIDEQITEVEDISKYNLDKYEAIDGLALKQCDKLSAFVEASLSISHGIKSKELISGKKEILKGLKEINGIDFKKLALEIDKDFGSNGQVQTTLDFD, encoded by the coding sequence GTGTTAAACCCAAAGATTATTGATTATATATTTTCAAGTGCTTCTATTCAAAGATGGAATGATTATCCAAGAATGGTGGAACTTGTAGAACTTGATAAACAAGCTCATAAATTTGTAATTGCATATTTTATAGCAAAATTAGAAGATGATATTGATTTTACAAAACTTATTGAAGCTGGAATTTTTGAATTTTTAAGAAGAGTTGTTGTAACAGATATTAGACCTGATGTTTTTAGAAAAGCTCTACAAAAAAAATCAAAAGAGATAAACTCTTGGGTTGTTGAAAAATTAAGAAGTTCTTTAGAAGATATTGATGGTGGAAACTTTTTACAAAAATTTGAAGAGTATTTAAATGATTCATCAATGTATAAAAAAGAGAGATTTATATTAAAAGCAGCTTCTTATCTATCAACTAGATGGGAGTTCTCTATTGTTTATCAAACAAGCCAATTTTTAAATGATATCGATGAAGTGAAAAAATTAGTTGATGCTGAACTTGAAGATTATTATGAATTAATTGGAGTAAGAAAAATTGCTCTAAACAAAAAACTAGCTAAAATAGTTGATCTAAGCGGAAGATTAAGATTTCAGAAACGTTGGGCACAAACACCAAGAATTCCTGAAACTTCAGTTTTAGGTCATATGCTAACTGTTGCATTTTTCTCATATTTTTACTCTTTGGAAGTAAAAGCTTGTGATAAAAGGTTACAAAACAACTTCTTTACTGCTTTATTTCACGATTTACCAGAAGCTTTAACAAGGGATATAATAAGTCCTGTAAAATATAGTGTAGATGAGCTCTCAGATATTATTGCAGAGTATGAAGTTGCAAAAATTGAAGATGATATATTACCTAATATTCCTGAATCAATTAAAGAAGAATTTTCTTATATTTTAGGTCTTTATAATGGTAAAAAAGAAGAATTTGCAAATAAAGTAATAATTGATGAACAAATTACTGAAGTAGAAGATATTAGCAAATATAATTTAGATAAATATGAAGCAATAGATGGTTTAGCACTTAAACAATGCGATAAACTATCAGCATTTGTAGAGGCTTCTTTATCAATATCTCATGGAATAAAATCAAAAGAGTTAATAAGTGGTAAAAAAGAGATTTTAAAGGGATTAAAAGAGATCAATGGTATTGATTTTAAAAAACTAGCACTTGAAATTGATAAAGATTTTGGAAGTAATGGTCAAGTTCAAACTACTTTGGATTTTGATTAA
- a CDS encoding HD-GYP domain-containing protein, producing the protein MSKILEIKKEFKKSLEENDKKDLENIFQNLIDEYNKIEKDNQELKYIQKELILRVGSVGENRTKESGNHIKRVAEYSKLLAILYGLKKEEVELLELVSPMHDIGKAGVADSILNKPGKLNDEEFEVMKTHTTIAYKILDGVDKKIFNAAKIIAYQHHERWEGGGYPRGISGSEIDIFARITTVADVFDALGSERCYKSKWEDEKIFEFMKEESGKLFEPKLIELLIDNKNRFLEIRKRFED; encoded by the coding sequence TTGAGTAAAATATTAGAGATAAAAAAAGAGTTTAAAAAATCTTTAGAAGAGAATGATAAAAAAGATTTAGAAAATATATTTCAAAATTTAATAGATGAATATAATAAAATTGAAAAAGATAATCAAGAGTTGAAGTATATTCAAAAAGAGTTGATTTTAAGAGTTGGTTCTGTGGGGGAAAATAGAACAAAAGAGAGTGGAAATCATATAAAAAGAGTTGCAGAATATTCAAAACTTTTAGCAATATTATATGGTTTAAAAAAAGAAGAAGTTGAACTTTTAGAACTAGTTTCTCCAATGCATGATATAGGAAAAGCAGGGGTTGCTGATAGTATTCTAAATAAACCTGGAAAATTAAATGATGAAGAGTTTGAAGTTATGAAAACTCATACAACAATAGCATATAAAATTTTAGATGGAGTAGATAAAAAAATTTTTAATGCAGCAAAAATAATTGCTTATCAACATCATGAAAGATGGGAAGGTGGAGGTTATCCAAGAGGAATATCTGGAAGTGAGATAGATATTTTTGCAAGAATTACAACTGTAGCAGATGTCTTTGATGCTTTAGGAAGCGAGAGATGTTATAAATCTAAATGGGAAGATGAAAAGATATTTGAGTTTATGAAAGAAGAGAGTGGAAAACTATTTGAACCAAAACTCATAGAACTTCTTATAGATAATAAAAATAGGTTTTTAGAAATAAGAAAGAGATTTGAAGATTAA
- the rpiB gene encoding ribose 5-phosphate isomerase B, with protein sequence MKYFIASDHAGIELKEFIKDILKKENIEIIDMGPNSKDRVDYPDFAKLVCEEVQKEKSHFGILVCGSGIGMSMAANKFDGIRAALCHNIYSAKMAREHNDANVICLGERVSGEGMIEEIIKTWLNSSFEGGRHQGRVEKINNLFSCRV encoded by the coding sequence ATGAAATATTTTATAGCAAGTGACCATGCTGGAATAGAACTAAAAGAGTTTATAAAAGATATTTTAAAGAAAGAAAATATTGAAATTATAGATATGGGTCCAAATAGTAAAGATAGAGTAGATTATCCTGATTTTGCAAAATTAGTTTGCGAAGAAGTTCAAAAAGAGAAAAGCCATTTTGGAATTTTAGTTTGTGGAAGTGGTATTGGAATGAGCATGGCTGCAAATAAATTCGATGGAATAAGAGCTGCTTTATGTCACAATATTTATAGTGCCAAAATGGCAAGAGAGCATAATGATGCTAATGTGATTTGTTTAGGTGAAAGAGTAAGCGGAGAAGGAATGATTGAAGAGATTATTAAAACTTGGCTTAACTCATCTTTTGAAGGTGGAAGACATCAAGGAAGAGTTGAGAAGATAAATAATCTTTTTTCATGCAGAGTTTAA
- a CDS encoding GGDEF domain-containing response regulator, with product MLEDERSTILIVDDKNTNILILNNILQDDYKIEEAKSKEEALKKIKTKDVDLVLIDVQMQEETSYELCKEIKEDPKTKKIPIIFLSSKNSESDEEFGLNLGAIDYIQKPYSKVILKARVRNQIFLKEQTELLEKLSMYDALTNIKNRRYFDEVFKQTYSVIKRENTNLAIMMIDVDFFKLYNDNYGHGKGDEALKKVAKILEKNLNRPNDLVARYGGEEFVVLLKNIDLDGLKYMSNLLVEAVEEEKLEHEFSKISTFITISLGAVLYEANQKLEILEIMKLADEALYEAKNRGRNQCVVKTI from the coding sequence ATGTTAGAAGATGAGAGGTCTACTATTTTAATAGTAGATGATAAAAATACAAATATATTGATATTAAATAATATATTACAAGATGATTATAAAATTGAAGAGGCAAAGAGTAAAGAAGAAGCATTAAAAAAGATTAAAACAAAGGATGTTGATCTAGTTTTAATAGATGTTCAAATGCAAGAAGAGACTTCTTATGAATTGTGTAAAGAGATAAAAGAAGATCCAAAAACAAAAAAAATACCTATAATCTTTTTATCATCAAAAAATAGTGAAAGTGATGAAGAGTTTGGTTTAAATCTTGGAGCTATTGATTATATTCAAAAACCTTACAGTAAAGTTATATTAAAAGCAAGAGTAAGAAATCAAATTTTCTTAAAAGAGCAAACAGAACTTTTAGAGAAGTTATCAATGTATGATGCACTTACAAATATAAAAAATAGAAGATATTTTGATGAGGTTTTTAAACAAACATATAGTGTTATAAAAAGAGAGAATACAAATTTAGCTATTATGATGATAGATGTTGATTTTTTTAAACTATATAATGATAATTATGGTCATGGAAAAGGTGATGAAGCATTAAAAAAGGTTGCAAAAATCTTAGAAAAAAATTTAAATAGACCAAATGATTTAGTTGCAAGATATGGTGGAGAAGAGTTTGTTGTATTATTAAAAAATATTGATTTGGATGGTTTAAAATATATGTCAAACTTATTAGTAGAAGCTGTGGAAGAAGAGAAACTAGAACATGAATTTTCGAAAATCTCTACTTTTATTACTATTAGTTTAGGAGCTGTTTTATATGAAGCAAATCAGAAATTAGAGATTTTAGAAATTATGAAACTTGCTGATGAAGCTCTATATGAAGCAAAAAATAGAGGAAGAAATCAATGTGTTGTAAAAACTATTTAA
- the nth gene encoding endonuclease III: MKKASKSDIEIIKKAFLENYKDAVTELNYNNDYELLIAIILSAQCTDKRVNIITPALFEKYPNVFELSIANLDDVKSLINSCSFFNNKAKNIIKMAQSVMENYDGQIPHDQKELIKLAGVGNKTANVFMIEYKQENLMAVDTHVFRVSHRLGLSYEKTVEKTEAELVKKLKGDDLHIFHQAMVLFGRYICKAVKPDCHKCYFPQICKTKQSFKPA, encoded by the coding sequence ATGAAAAAAGCAAGTAAAAGTGATATAGAAATTATAAAAAAAGCATTTTTAGAAAACTATAAAGATGCTGTTACTGAACTTAATTATAATAATGACTATGAGCTTTTAATTGCAATAATTTTATCAGCTCAATGTACAGATAAAAGAGTAAATATTATCACTCCTGCACTTTTTGAAAAATATCCAAATGTTTTTGAATTAAGTATTGCAAATCTTGATGATGTCAAATCTTTAATAAACTCTTGCTCTTTTTTTAATAATAAAGCAAAGAACATTATAAAAATGGCTCAAAGTGTTATGGAAAATTATGATGGACAGATTCCTCATGATCAAAAAGAGCTTATTAAACTTGCTGGTGTTGGTAATAAGACAGCAAATGTTTTTATGATTGAATACAAACAAGAAAATCTTATGGCTGTTGATACTCATGTTTTTAGAGTTTCTCATAGACTTGGATTAAGCTATGAAAAAACAGTTGAAAAAACAGAAGCTGAACTTGTGAAAAAACTAAAAGGTGATGATTTACATATTTTTCATCAAGCCATGGTTTTGTTTGGAAGATATATTTGCAAAGCTGTAAAACCAGATTGTCACAAGTGTTATTTCCCACAAATATGCAAAACTAAACAGAGTTTTAAACCTGCTTAA
- the uvrB gene encoding excinuclease ABC subunit UvrB, with product MAKFEVVSDYSPNGDQPKAIEALSSSIEAGNKYNTLLGVTGSGKTYTIAKVIEKVQKPTLIMTHNKTLAAQLYSEFKQFFPNNHVEYFISYYDYYQPEAYIPRSDLFIEKDSSINEELERLRLSTTASLLSFDDVIVIASVSANYGLGNPSEYKAMVQRIEVGFEYSQREFLLKLIEMGYKRNDSFFDRSDFRVNGDVIDIFPAYYEDEFIRVEFFGDEVESITKHEYLTNEKMQDLKEVIIYSVNPFVVTKDNLSRAVKQIEDELEDRLNYYKQEDKLVEYQRLKQRVEFDLEMIEATGMCKGIENYARHLTGLKPEETPYSLLDYFSQMDKDFLLVVDESHVSLSQFRGMHAADRSRKEVLVEYGFRLPSALDNRPLKFDEFINKAPNYVFVSATPNELEIELSATVAEQIIRPTGLLDPIIDIVDSEFQVEKLHDEIKKVVAKNERVLVTVLTKKMAEELAKYYADLGIKVKYMHSEIDAIERNQIIRELRLGTFDVLIGINLLREGLDIPETSLVAILDADKEGFLRSKTSLIQTIGRAARNENGRVILFAKKITASMQFAIDETNRRRKIQEEHNIKFNITPKSTTRKLDENLRLEEYDTVALKKQRLEKMPASERKKILIELNKQMKKAASDLNFEEAIRLRDEIAKYKDM from the coding sequence TTGGCAAAATTTGAAGTTGTAAGTGATTATTCTCCAAATGGAGATCAACCAAAAGCAATAGAAGCTTTAAGTTCTAGTATAGAAGCAGGAAATAAATATAATACGCTTTTAGGAGTAACTGGAAGTGGTAAAACATATACTATTGCAAAAGTTATAGAAAAAGTTCAAAAACCAACTTTAATAATGACTCATAACAAAACTTTAGCAGCACAGCTTTATAGTGAGTTTAAACAGTTTTTCCCAAATAATCATGTTGAGTATTTCATCTCTTATTATGATTATTATCAACCAGAAGCTTATATTCCAAGATCTGATTTGTTTATTGAAAAAGATAGTTCAATAAATGAAGAGTTAGAGAGATTAAGACTTAGTACAACAGCTTCACTATTATCTTTTGATGATGTTATTGTAATAGCTTCAGTATCTGCAAACTATGGATTAGGAAATCCAAGTGAATATAAAGCTATGGTTCAAAGAATTGAAGTAGGTTTTGAATATAGCCAAAGAGAGTTTTTATTAAAATTAATAGAGATGGGTTATAAAAGAAATGATAGCTTTTTTGATAGATCTGATTTTAGAGTAAATGGAGATGTAATAGATATATTTCCAGCTTATTATGAAGATGAGTTTATAAGAGTTGAATTTTTTGGTGATGAAGTTGAAAGTATTACTAAGCATGAATATTTAACAAATGAAAAAATGCAAGATTTAAAAGAGGTAATAATATATTCAGTTAATCCCTTTGTTGTAACAAAAGATAACTTAAGTAGAGCAGTTAAACAAATTGAAGATGAATTAGAAGATAGATTAAACTACTATAAGCAAGAAGATAAACTAGTAGAGTATCAAAGACTTAAACAAAGAGTTGAATTTGATTTAGAGATGATTGAAGCTACTGGAATGTGTAAAGGTATAGAAAATTATGCAAGACATTTAACAGGATTAAAACCTGAAGAGACTCCATATTCATTGCTTGACTATTTTTCTCAAATGGATAAAGACTTTTTGCTTGTAGTTGATGAATCTCATGTGTCTTTAAGTCAGTTTAGAGGAATGCATGCAGCTGATAGAAGTAGAAAAGAGGTTTTAGTAGAGTATGGATTTAGACTTCCAAGTGCATTGGATAATAGACCATTAAAGTTTGATGAGTTTATTAATAAAGCTCCGAACTATGTTTTTGTAAGTGCAACACCAAATGAGCTTGAAATAGAGTTAAGTGCAACAGTTGCTGAGCAAATAATTAGACCAACAGGATTACTTGACCCAATAATTGATATTGTTGATAGTGAATTTCAAGTAGAAAAACTTCATGATGAGATAAAAAAAGTAGTTGCAAAAAATGAAAGAGTTTTAGTAACAGTTCTTACAAAAAAGATGGCAGAAGAGTTAGCAAAATATTATGCTGATTTAGGAATAAAAGTAAAATATATGCATAGTGAAATAGATGCAATAGAGAGAAATCAAATAATAAGAGAGTTAAGACTGGGAACATTTGATGTATTAATTGGTATAAATCTTTTAAGGGAAGGACTTGATATTCCAGAGACTTCACTTGTTGCAATTTTAGATGCAGATAAAGAGGGTTTCTTAAGAAGTAAAACATCTCTTATTCAAACAATAGGAAGAGCTGCTAGAAATGAGAATGGAAGAGTAATCCTTTTTGCAAAGAAAATTACAGCTTCTATGCAATTTGCAATAGATGAGACAAATAGAAGAAGAAAAATTCAAGAAGAGCACAATATAAAGTTTAATATAACTCCAAAATCTACAACAAGAAAACTAGATGAAAATCTTAGACTTGAAGAGTATGATACAGTGGCTTTGAAAAAACAAAGACTTGAAAAAATGCCTGCAAGTGAAAGAAAGAAAATTTTAATAGAGTTAAATAAACAGATGAAAAAAGCAGCAAGTGATTTAAATTTTGAAGAAGCAATAAGATTAAGAGATGAAATTGCAAAATATAAAGATATGTAA
- the lepB gene encoding signal peptidase I, translated as MFKFLEKIYNWATTWTGTIIIVLGIIFFGAQAFIIPSGSMKNTLLIGDFLFVKKFSYGIPTPTIPWLEVKVLPDFNKNGHLIEGERPKRGDIVVFRYPHNPDIHYVKRAVATAGDTIFLQDKNLFLHPKEGNAFVIKNYKEHEIVEIDNKLYVKNPYQKDYPGINYDDNVTRQNMYQELFDKPKTIIPEDETFMMGDNRDHSNDSRFWGSVHYKYIVGKPWFVYFSWDSNYKIRWDRVFKTVDTLQKEANTKTETTHLEGIY; from the coding sequence ATGTTTAAATTTTTAGAAAAAATTTATAACTGGGCAACAACTTGGACTGGAACTATAATTATAGTTTTAGGAATCATATTCTTTGGTGCTCAAGCTTTTATTATTCCAAGTGGAAGTATGAAAAATACTCTTTTAATAGGTGATTTTCTTTTTGTTAAGAAGTTCTCTTATGGAATTCCAACTCCTACAATTCCTTGGTTAGAGGTAAAAGTTTTACCAGATTTTAATAAAAATGGTCATTTAATTGAAGGCGAAAGACCAAAAAGAGGTGATATTGTAGTATTTAGATATCCACATAATCCTGATATTCACTATGTAAAAAGAGCCGTTGCAACAGCTGGTGATACAATATTTTTACAAGACAAAAATCTATTTTTACACCCTAAAGAGGGAAATGCTTTTGTAATAAAAAACTACAAAGAGCATGAAATTGTTGAGATAGATAATAAACTTTATGTAAAAAATCCTTATCAAAAAGATTATCCAGGTATAAACTATGATGATAATGTAACAAGACAAAATATGTACCAAGAACTTTTTGATAAACCAAAAACTATAATTCCTGAAGATGAAACATTTATGATGGGAGACAATAGAGACCATTCAAATGATTCAAGATTTTGGGGAAGTGTTCACTATAAATATATTGTAGGAAAACCTTGGTTTGTATATTTTTCTTGGGATAGTAATTATAAAATAAGATGGGATAGAGTATTTAAAACTGTTGATACTTTACAAAAAGAAGCTAATACTAAAACCGAAACTACTCATCTAGAAGGAATATATTAA
- a CDS encoding UDP-2,3-diacylglucosamine diphosphatase, translating into MIFELRDNAIFIADSHYNINNPEFKNILNKLERDEIEFSQILFLGDNFDFISGESKYFIKQNQELIDIINSLSLKYEIFYLEGNHDYNLQKLFPKVKVFKREKQALILKYEDKTIAVSHGDNFTSWDYNLYCKVIRNSYLLYFLNFIDINNFISKRIEKALLKKNICHKMNDFESLARKRVKNYKEDIVIEGHFHQGKSFVIENQEYINIPSLYCQKSFTRFKDGIFVNESLKE; encoded by the coding sequence TTGATTTTTGAGTTAAGAGATAATGCTATTTTTATAGCAGATTCCCACTATAATATAAATAATCCAGAGTTTAAAAATATTTTAAATAAATTAGAAAGAGATGAAATTGAGTTTAGTCAGATACTCTTTTTAGGGGATAATTTTGATTTTATTTCAGGCGAGTCAAAGTATTTTATAAAACAAAATCAAGAGTTAATAGATATTATAAATAGCTTATCTTTAAAATATGAAATTTTTTATTTAGAAGGAAATCATGATTATAATTTACAAAAATTATTTCCTAAAGTAAAGGTTTTTAAAAGAGAAAAACAAGCTTTAATATTAAAATATGAAGATAAAACTATTGCAGTTTCTCATGGTGATAATTTTACATCTTGGGATTATAATCTATATTGTAAAGTTATAAGAAATAGCTATTTATTATACTTCTTAAATTTTATAGATATAAATAATTTTATATCAAAAAGAATAGAAAAAGCACTTCTTAAAAAAAATATTTGTCATAAAATGAATGACTTTGAGAGTTTAGCTAGAAAAAGAGTAAAAAACTATAAAGAAGATATTGTTATAGAAGGACATTTTCATCAAGGAAAAAGTTTTGTAATTGAAAATCAAGAGTATATAAATATTCCATCTCTTTATTGTCAAAAAAGTTTTACAAGATTTAAAGATGGAATATTTGTTAATGAGAGTTTGAAGGAATAG